From the Quercus lobata isolate SW786 chromosome 6, ValleyOak3.0 Primary Assembly, whole genome shotgun sequence genome, one window contains:
- the LOC115993807 gene encoding desiccation-related protein PCC13-62-like: MALTATSTATITTLLISLFFLPKIYSSEFTHIRFAKADVDLLEFPLNLEFFEAEFFLYGALGYGLDKVAPNLTKGGPTPLGAKKANLDHFTQDVILQFAYQEVGHLRAIQKVVKGFPRPLLDLSKESFAKTVDAAIGKKLSPPFDPYYSGVHFLLASYLIPYVGLTGYVGTIPKLKAPSSRRLVAGLLGVESGQDAVIRAYLYEHAKEIVSPYGITVGEFTNRFSELRDRLGHQGHKDEGLVVPIPEGAEGKINGNVLAGNIDSVAFDRTAEEILRIVYGSGDEKKPGGFYPKGGNGRIAKSHLH, from the exons atggCACTAACTGCTACTAGCACAGCCACCATCACCACTTTACTAATCTCCCTCTTCTTCCTCCCCAAAATTTATTCTTCTGAATTCACCCATATACGTTTTGCAAAAGCAGACGTGGATCTTCTGGAATTTCCTCTAAATTTAGAATTCTTTGAAGCTGAATTCTTTTTGTATGGCGCTTTGGGTTATGGCTTAGATAAAGTTGCTCCAAATCTAACCAAGGGAGGCCCAACACCCCTTGGTGCTAAAAAGGCAAATTTAGATCATTTTACCCAAGATGTTATCCTGCAATTTGCTTACCAAGAAGTTGGACACTTGAG GGCCATTCAAAAAGTCGTTAAAGGATTTCCAAGACCATTATTAGATTTAAGTAAAGAATCATTTGCAAAAACAGTTGATGCTGCAATAGGGAAAAAGTTGTCCCCACCTTTTGATCCTTATTACAGTGGAGTTCACTTCCTCCTTGCATCTTACCTTATTCCTTATGTTGGACTTACTGGCTATGTTGGAACAATTCCAAAACTCAAAGCCCCTAGTTCTAGAAGG CTTGTTGCAGGCCTTTTAGGCGTGGAATCAGGCCAAGATGCTGTTATTCGAGCATACCTATATGAGCATGCAAAGGAGATAGTGTCACCATATGGAATAACTGTGGGAGAGTTTACAAATCGCTTTTCAGAACTAAGAGATAGGCTTGGACATCAAGGTCACAAAGATGAAGGCCTTGTGGTTCCTATACCTGAAGGTGCTGAGGGAAAGATCAATGGAAACGTGCTTGCTGGAAATATAGACTCTGTTGCATTTGACAGGACCGCGGAAGAGATATTGAGGATTGTGTATGGCTCTGGTGATGAGAAAAAACCCGGTGGATTCTATCCAAAAGGAGGCAATGGTCGCATTGCCAAATCTCATCTACATTAA